The nucleotide window GATCTTTTAAGTATACGTGGTGTTTCTACCTTCGTAGTTCGAGTTACAAAATCAACATTTGACTTCTGACGATGGTTATAAAGCTACTTTGATATGTAGGTCGGAGGTATGGATGTGGGGTGTGTGCTAAGGATGTGTGTGTGTGGTCTTATCCCTAATTCCTTGTGCAGCCAGTGGTGGTTTTTGGTACAACCTTATGGAGATGTTTTCCTTGTGAAAACATAAAACAGGTTATCCGAAGTCCTCAgcagtgtcaacttgtaatgtaataattattctcttcgaatggagttgttttttgcaatagatatgccctttaatgcCTTTCTGTATACTTGTTGAGCTTGAGATAAACCAGGAAAGCAATCCCACAATACCTTCTTACATAGGGAGTAGCTTATTCGATTGATGATCATAATGTCTATTTCAAGAGTTTATCATGTTATATGTTATTTGAAAGGTATAAAATATAATTTGCAAAGAATACTGGGAATGAAAAACATATAGGCAACAGGTAAATGCTTGCAAGGTTTATTTCAAGTTCCTGTCAAATTTATTCTCAGACTTAATTGTGATTTAGATCTGAGAATATAAATCTAGTCGCTGGGCAGGAAATGTAAATTAGACCTCTGAAGTCAATCCTCTTATATAATTTACATAAGCACTTTTCCATTTGATCTTTGAAGGAATTAGAGGTGTTTCTatcttcgtagttcgtgttacaaaaagAACATTAATGTTTTTATAGTAGAACGAGGGTTATAATTTAGTTACTTTGATATGTagatggggtgtgtggggtggggttgtATGGGTGTGGGCTAAGGATGTGTGGGTGCGATATTATCACTAATGCCCTGTGCAGCCAATAATGGGTTTTGGTACACTGCCTTATGGAGatgttttttgtttcttgttttgctCTGTTTTACGTCAACGCGAACGTTTGGTTACTGAACCAAGAGCGGTTTGACGCTCTTAAACTCGGGACATTTGTATAAAAATGCGATCAAAAGAAAGCCATTTGAACAGTAAGCGACTGCAGCAAAGTTTCTACCGTTTGTTCTGGCGAGTGGATTATTGGTCACACTCAAACACAAAAGATTCTCTACAATGGGGATTGAAGTCCAGTGGGAAGAGCTAGCCCTCTATATCTCCTCACAACACGATATTTCATAAACTAATTTGTTACCATTACGCTATGTCAAAGCATATTCAAGCTTTGACGTTTTgaacagaataatattttaatcTGATGCAATCACTAATTTTAACAGCATTTGGCGTGCTTTTTTCACCCAAACGAAAAGTAATACCCAATATTCTtcaaacttgtaattttgtagTGCACGAGGAAATCAAACATGTACAACATCTTTGTCTAAAAGGTAATCACGAATAGTTTATCTTGACTAATGCGTTGCACTCaattcattatcattatcatcccGGAGGCTTAAATATCAGATTTGattcatttcaaattgaattacattttgttttaattattatttttctttagtCCTTATTTTTCTTAACTCACTTCTCTGCTTTGTGTTGTTTGTTACAGTTTTGGGGTTTTTCAGACCTTCCCCAGATATCGTGTGTTTATATCGTATAGttaaatttgtactttttatTCCATTGATTTTTCATATTTCATGTTCATTTCTTGCTGTTATAgcttctttaagggatctaaaatgagcgtttattgcgtttcgacagtattttttgtgggacatgagagcacctcagacctatcgaattgcattctgaatacgaagcatgtctttctgatatcaaataattttcatttttgaaaatcacaatataatacaaattttatgacaaattataaaaatttgatatttttcaaatttttgatatataacagtcctcgaagtaaattatataaatctaatgatatattcttaaagtgtatgtagcagggaggaaaagccgacgatcaattgaaaattttgacctttcatattgaagatatggattttttcccaaaaagacctaattttttttgggtgttttgggaaaaaaatccatatcttcaatacgaaaggtcaaaattttcaatcgatcgtcggcttttcatcccacctacatacactttaagtataaatcatcagatttataaagtttacttcaagtactgataaatatcaaaaatatcaatttttaatgatttgccataaaatgtgtattaaattgcgaatttcaaaaaatcaaaattatttgatatcagaatgacattctttgtattcagaatgcaattcgatatctcttatgttctctaatgtcccaaaattaatattctccaaacgttcataccccagcccttaatattgcATGTTGCATTTCCATACTCTATTGTCGCTCTAATTGAAGGATCAACACCAGAAAGGTCAGTAATAATAGATCCACATATTGTTACACTTTACGtaattttatacaatttcaaTTTTGATCGACGAAAGGTTAATACATTTCCTTTGGTGGATTATTCAAGTCTGGCAGCACATACATTAGTTCTCGGACTGACGATAGTTTGAGCGAGTTTGAgttgatgaaataaaaaaaaagtctcaAGGGTGATGGTACACTGGATAACAGTCAGTATGATGAAGATGATCGGATGACATGGCAGCCTAAGGCACCACACCTATTTACGAGGGGAAAACTATGCTAACGATTCATTGTGGtagtatttctttaaaaataaaaaagtatcaAGATACGGTTGAAGAATAACAAATGCAACTGAAGAACTACTGACCCAAACCTGGATTTGTTTAACTCGTTTTAATGTATTTTGCATATACCGAGTATTGGAAATATAGTCTTGTATTTTAGAAAAGCGGAATtatttaaaagcattgaatgcaAGTGAGGATGGGTTATGACATACTCTAAAAATATATGGGACGTGTGTGCTTATGTAATATAGATGACGTGCGGGCCTCTCTTGTTATGTCAGAATTATACTAAAAAGCTTAATAAATTATGTATAATACATTCTGGATGAAAAATTCTTAATCTGTATAAATTCTGTAAAATGCAGGGAAGAAAGGAGACCGTCAAATTGTTATTGAGtaccaaaataaagaaaatacatACAGGGTGTTTCTGAGAGATTGGTACCGGACCTAGTTTGGAATCATTGAGCTTATTTGCAAGAATACATTATACAAATTGAAACTCAGCATGATGTTTCACCAATAGTATCCTTTTCTTCATATTAATtcatgttttgaactactggatgaataatctacaccaagatattaaTTCATGTTGTTATTAATTCATGTGGAAAAAGGCGATTTCCCCTACACATATGTTAAAtagtatttaaatctttaagaagCCTTTTGATTATTTTAAAGACACACTATAAATAACTTTTTGTATGTATTACTAGTATGTTATTGCAAAAATACCTGTACAATATCagtaaatgtcaaattttgagcAACAATTGACTCTTATATACTTGCAATCTGAACTAATGTCATCTTATGTTGCTCATTCTCTTGGTCCATGATGTAACTAATACTGTTCCGCAAACATTGTATTTAATCATACTTTAGCGCTGTTTTGATGAAAATTTTTTTTATGCATACATTTTTGGAACTTTTAAATCATCCATGCCATCATTACGCAGGCGCATATTTCTCTTTCTATTACAACAATTTATATTGTACTGAATATGATCTTTCATACCATTCCAATTTTCATCTTGCGTTATCGTCTCTCATGATTtatatgcttttttttttgtctttaggGCATATTTGTGATGGAATTCAAAGACGATCCCATCTATTGatgattctattacccccacgacccattattcaaaatcgcgcactgtgatttgttgaaacgcgtcacgtgacagaccattaattagcgataaagtgtcaagggcaacgaactttatgttcttctatcatcacaacgcacagcagagcgcacagcacacctgcttatgtaggggagaatggaatgtcaggggtgtgttattgtatgtgcatatctgcttataggggagaatggaatgttaggttgtgttattggaatgtgcatacgctttggttACGCGTAtgtgctccaccttgaggtaaacaacttgaaatatttgggcaaaaaatttgatattttctctttaaatcacactattttgtggtaatagaatagaaataaagggtgcagcattatcctttacacgcaaatgtgtcctcggcagtaaaacgtttaaataatgggttcggctgcgcctcacccattatttacgttttactgcctcggacacattattttcgtgtaaaggatcatgcattaccctttatttcttaaatacatTTTCGTCTTTCACAATGGTCAGATTACCTCCTATCCAAAAATAATGCTTGGAAACTGCATTGGTATTTCCCGATAATGTTGACAGTGTACAGTATAGCAATAAGTGCAGATGAGGTAAGTAAAGGTATTCTGATAATACTCGTAATTGTTGTATGTTTAGAAAGATAAAGGTTCTTTGTAAATAAATGCTACTTGTCACGCGTGAATGGAGGTACATAAtggttgcgggaacttattgtcCGCCCCTCGTaacgtttaaaaaaaacatttttgtgtttgttggaaaGGCGCTGCTTTTCATCAATTACATATTACATTTTCAAACTGAGCGTTATCTGCTCCCAGCTTTACTAGATTTGTGGAATTTCCAGAGCGTGATCTTATAAATCAAATTGCTCTCAGCTAGATTTGAGATGGAATTATACAGATATCGAGTAAGCTATGTCCATAAGGCACTGGACTTCTCTCTGCGCAATAAATTGATAGTGGTTGACAATGTTAGATGAACATGGATCAGAATATAATAGCTTTCCGGGTTTATCCTCCTCGATACTCTTAGATCAGGAACGTATGCAGAGGGAGGAAACTACTAACTTGGAAACACAAATAGTAAAATGGGGAGAGGACTAAATTCgtctgccatgtgtagctgccatgtgttaaaatattgtaaaaaattgATCTTGATTATTACTTTTGGCAATGTCTGAATAATACACGTCTAGGGACACAGATAAAATATATATGTTACgcaaatttatatttaaattagTCTTATTCATCAATAACATCATAACATCAGTAaataatacacacaaaaataatttcttgAAATGATTATGAATGTTTCAATCTTAACCATCTGTGCACAAAGACAATTTGGAATACTAAAAAGCATTTGAtgacaatacatgtacatgtaccagtttagattttcacaatctCACATTTGAATGTTTAGTATAgcctttttgccgcccttcttctacTTCTGTCGCGCCTTCCTTTTTGCCACCCCTTGCTTTTACTCCGGTTGGCTGGTGCCCCCAAAGGCTAGACAATGGGACtagcaaaccaaacattttcaGTCACAATAGGAGATCAGGGAAAATATTGTTATATAATACGAAAAGACTTAAAAAGACCAAACCAGTGAACCTCGTTTTTAATTTGAGCAGTTGGCACTTTCGAATATATTTCGTTATAAAGATTGCTTCTTTATTAAATTTTTATATCAAGATGTTTATATCTATCATACCGACATTTCAATTTCATATGTCCATTTCCCTGCGTGCGGCTTTTCAAGAAATGTAAAGAAGCCTGAATATCGCCTCTTTGTTTTCGTTTTAGAAGTCAAATAAGTACCAACACTTCTAGATACATAGGCTTGGTGTGAACATTTACTttacaaaagaaaaaaatacagttgCCTGGTATTGTAAAcacattaaaaatattatattgaatCCATTACGTACGCTGAATCGTAAAGAGTTTGGGTAGTCATGGTAGTACTGTGCAGAATAGTTGTTGAAAGTTAATTTTCCCATCATTTCGCGTTGAATGCTCTGACCCTTAGATCGCCCGATGTATTAAGAGCTTACATCATGTCTCCCCAGCACCCCTTGTGTGAGTTTGTTTGACAAAACAAAAAGAAGTCAGCCTTATCAAACGCAAATTGGTGACATTTATTGCACTTTGTGCAATTCGAATTTTTCTTAATTTCCGTCTGCTGCATttaagaggccggtcgagtgcagatccgtcgaaacacgcttttcaatactgAGTCCCTAAACAATTTGTAATAGGCTTAGTTAGATAACGTTCTAGCTCAAAAGCGGCAATATTTGAAATCCAGAATATATCTTTAAATTGGTATTTCCGACAGTGTAGCGTTTCGATTTGATGGCTCATATAATCCTTTTTATTGAATATCAAATAGTCGTAAAGCGTCATGGGATATCTTGCATCGTCTTTCTAGACTGTCGTTATGAGAGTTCTTGTCCACCTAACTAGCAATAATGGAACATTGGCAGTGGCTAATCAAATCAGACATGTAGATGAAGTTCTCCCCTTGGCAGTTATGACATGACTAGACGTATTGCTGGTGTAACCACTGTGCCCATTTATTTATCTACAGTGATTAAAGGGATTATCCTAGATTCTCtctacttaagggatggggtatgaacgtttggacagtatttattttggaacattagagcacatcagacatatcgaattgcattctgaatacgaagaatgctcttctgatatcaaataattttgattttttgaaattcgcaatgtaatacacattttatggcaaatcattaaaattgatatttttgatatttaacagtactagaagtaaactttataaatctgatgatttatacttaaagtgtatgtaggtgggatgaaaagccgacgatcaattgaaaattttgacctttcgtattgaagatatggatttttccccaaaaacaccaaaaaaataggtcttttggggaaaaaatccacatcttcaatataaaaggtcaaaattttcaattgatcgtcggcttttcctcccagctacatagactttaagaatatatcattagatttataaaatatatttcgaggactgttatatatcaaaaatgtgaaaaatatcaaattttaataatttgtcataaaatttgtattatatcgtgaatttcaaaaaatgaaaattatttgatatcagaaagacatgctttgtattcagaatgcaattcgatacgtctgaggtgctctcatgtcccacaaaaaatactgtcgaaacgctcaaaacgctcattttagatcccttaagaaataaatggtaatgcattatcctttacacccaaataatgtgcccgattttactgccgaggacacattatttgcgtgtaaaggataatgctgcaccctttatttctattctattaccagaaaatagtgcgatttaaagagaaaatatcaattttggcataaatattttaagttgtttacttcaaggtggagcgagtACGCGTAAaagacagcgcgtatcgcggtaatattgcacgcgtaaccaagcgtaatacTGTGCGTAGAATATGTTACGGCGCTTggcccattattgcagaataatgggctctcacgtgacgtatTTTAACAAATCACATTTCAATAAACATTCAAAAAGCTGATAGGTAACGGTCAATTATATAATGTTGTAATATCTGGACTGATTAGTTCCAATGTTCGCTAGTCCTATCCCAATCCTCATATAATGTTGTAATATCTGGACTGATTAGTTCCAATGTTCGCTAGTCAGTAGTAGTAATATGGTATTTAGAGACGTCCACTTCCGGTTCTGGgtcaatcgaggtcaaaggtcaaccgaggtcaaaggtcaaccgaggtcaaaggtcaacttgggtcacttccgggtcatgggtcatgaggtcaaaggttaagagTCCAAAAGGTCACGAGGTCACTTCCTGGtcaaaaggtcaaccggaaatgatcaaaggtcaaccggaaataccgccattttgaaaattaaaaaaaaaaaaaaaaatctgtattttTGTTTGGATAAAATAAGTCCATCGAAATTATCGTCGTTTTTGAATCTCGAACGTTAATGTTAAAGAATGTTGACTAAATAATCATGCAAGCTCTATATAAAGCACGACACATATAGGATATTTCATACATgttcaaaaatgtctcaaaacgaGGAAGTATTACTGCGAGTCGTCCCCTCTCGATTCGTTATATTCCCGATTCAATACAGGGACATATGGGAAATGTACAAGCGAGCGGAGGCATCGTTCTGGACGGTGGCTGAGGTAGATCTCTCTAAAGATAAACCGCATTGGGAAAGTCTCAACGATGGTGAGAAGTATTTCATTTCTCGCATCCTCGCTTTCTTCGCAGGTAGCGATGGCATAGTCGTCGAAAATCTAGCAACTCGATTCTGTAGTGAAGTGCAGATTCCCGAAGCGAGATTCTTCTACGGGTTTCAAATCATGATGGAAAATATTCACTCTGAAATGTACAGTTTGCTCATAGACACCTACATCGAAgacaaatgtgaaaaaacatacTTACTCAATGCCGTAGAAACTATTCCGGTCGTGAAAAAGAAAGCCGAATGGGCGCTACGTTGGATCAACGATGGTACTGCCACGTTCGCCACGAGACTCGTAGCGTTCGCCATCGTTGAAGGAATTTTCTTCTCAGGATCGTTCGCCGCGATATACTGGTTGAAAAAAAGAGGTTTGATGCCCGGTCTGACTTTTTCGAACGAACTCATCAGTCGTGATGAAGCGCTGCACTGCAATTTCGCTTGTTTATTATTCTCGTACATCGAACAAAGGCCATCCTTCGAAACGACGTTGAAAATTATTAGAGAAGCGGTGGAGATCGAACGAGAATTTATGACGGAGGCTTTAAAATGTTCGTTGATAGGAATGAACGAACGTCTAATGGTTAGCTACATAGAATTCATCGCCGATCGTTTGTTGCTAGAATTGGGTTACGAAAAATTCTACCACGTGACCAATCCTtttgattttatggaaaatatttcTCTCGAAGGTAAgaccaatttttttgaaaaacgcGTCGGTGAATATCAAAAGGCTGGAGTCATGACGACTGAAGAGGAACGACAATTTACTCTCACGGCTGAATTTTAAACGTCGGTCTGAGGAAAGCTTATAAATACCGGACCAACGGACTGAAACCTCATTCTTCGATCGACCAGACTCGAATCAACATGGCTAGTCAACAATCTCAGACCCCTACCGTAGTCAAGAATGGATACGATAAAGAGTGGACTGAAACTAACGTGCACGGAAATAAAGAAGATTGGGGCGATGATAATGCCTATTATAACGATCAATTAAGTAAAATGACTCAGGAATGGGACGGTTCGAAACGTATGAAAAGTGATGGTTTAGGAAAAGACATACGCACTTGGAGAAAGAGGCAGAATCCTGTTCACCCTATGGAACAACGTCCTATCAAAACACCCGTAAAATTGACGCCTTTCCCTACAGATTGTGAAACTCTGCGCGTACCGATTCGCGAGGATCGACACATCGTCGTTCAGTCGTTCAGGGATAAAGTTTACGTGAACATTAGGGATTTTTACAGAGACGAAGTCACCCAAAAGTGGTTACCGGGTAAGAAAGGAATCAACATGACATTGGAGGATTGGAACGCGTTGACACATGCATTACCTAAAATCGATCAAGCAGCATTGGGTCTTCAACAAACTATATGGAGTCGTGATGATCAATAAAGATATATGAGTTAAACGAGAAACAAATAAAATCACAATATTTAACACTATACGTTCTTTTTGTCATTGTTGTAAAATCTTTATTAAATTCTAACTAACTAACATCTACGATTTACGGCTCGACTCCATAAAGGAGCGAGCGATTTGATTTACTAAATACTCTAAATCCGTCACTTCGAAATCAGCGTCATACTTTTCGTTGATAAATTCATTGACCAGTATATCATTGAGCTCCGGGTCTTTGTAAAACATTCGAGCAATTTCGCGCATGTCGTAACCGCGACAACGATGATAAAGGTAAAAGAGGCAAAATTGGCCGCACACGGTACTGTAATCACCTTGAAGTCTTTTAATATTATGTTCGTAATTATCGACGTTACGTTTTAAAAAAGTCTCAAATTCAACGGCTAGGTGATTGGGAGCGTTtccgaaaaaaacaaaaaaatcggcGTAGCGTTCGTTTTCGAAGTAAAAAACGACCCAATGTTTCCCGGGTTCCTTACTGGTATCCGTGTTAACGATGTACGCTCGAGGAAAAGGTTTCTCGATTTTGGTAGGAAGTTTATCCCTGGGTAGAACATTCGTGAATATGTCGCGTACGATAGGATCGGATTTGACGCATCGAAGGAGATCGACCGTATCCATCTTAATGATCGTAATCGATGACGATGCTGCGAGATTTGGTAATTTCCAGCATGGAATCCCACTCGGCGTAGACGACTAGATTGACCGTGTTAGGAAGGGGTACTTGAAACTGTAATTCGAGACGAACCGATCCGTTGCGTAAAAGGTTGAGATGAGCTTCGTCAGAGGCATCCGGCGATAGATCAAAGGCGAACAGAGTGTATCCGCCAGCGTAATCTTCCCTGGCTATCTGTACGCCTCGGTCCTTGTGCAGGTTGCTTGTGCCTTGAAACAACGTCTGATAAGCCATTATATGTCCTTGAAGGGTAGGTTGAGCGTCAGCTTCTTCGAAACGAGGTCTGAGGGGTTTCCACGGAATGGTTTCGCCGTTGCAGTGTAGAGCGAGGTAGTTTAAGTTGAAATGTTTGAAGAAATACGGGTTCTTGGCGTACGCTCCGTTGTAGGCGGTATTATCCACGAGTCCAAAGATGATACGTCTGGGTATCTGTCCCGTAAACAAGCTTTCGCGGACAAAGGATAGATTACCTTGCGGGATCGAAAAGCTCTTGACGTCCACGCGACGAATAGGGTACTTGGCGGTAACTCCGCGTTCCAACTCCTTGGCGTGAGACATGGTCAATGTCGGATTCAATTTAGCGCTCCTTACGAAGAGAGTGGCATCCATGATCTGCACTCTGTACGCGGGTTGTTGGATTTGAGGTCTGATACCCCTCAGTAGGCAGAATTCATTTTTGCTCCTGTGAAGTTTGAGTTTAAGATCTACGCCTCCCAATAGAAACTTTTCCTGACAGAAAATGTCCGAATGAATCATCCCGACCATATCCACCACTCGACTATTATGGGTAAACTGAGCACGTTTCTTCAGTCCGACGTTAGCTTCATCGTCTATTAGCGCGGGGTCGCAGATGTCCATCTTGTAAGGGGTATCTTTGTAGAAGAGCGACGATGTCAAGTGCGATTTTGTAGCGTCCGATCCGTAAGTGAGCAGAGTTTCTATCATGGCGCGATAGGCGTAAGTGTTGGAAGCGACGCTGACCATTCTATCGTTCAAGTGGACGTCCACCTGGTTGAACATCGAATGTAAAAACAGGTTCGTTGGTCCGACCGGGGCGTCTTGCGGTATATCGGCTCCATCGGGTAACGTGATTTTTGCCCTGATGTACAGCTGAGTTTGCGACAGATCCAAGTAACCATCCGGAGATCCCGGTACCGTAAATTCCAACGGACCGTCCGACGTCACGGCGTTCAGCGGTTTATATTCGAGAAATTGACTGCTTAGAATATCAGTCTGAGTCGGTGGAACGCTGAATAGATCCGTTTCCGTTTTGGAACAGGGGCAGGAGTGATTACTGACGAGAGACATTTTGACGTAACGTAGACTTAACGGTCGAAGATATCCAGAGGTCTTTTCGCTCGCTTAGCTCGCGATGAAATGATCGATTTTCTGGTATTCTTTCGCTTTATACCTTTTCGAGCGGGTTGTTTAGACGATCGACGCtgattcctcttcttcttctttacggTCGTTTTCTTGGATGAAAGAACATTCCGTACCGATTCCAGACCGCGTTGTCTAGCGGCTGTTTTTAGTTTCTGACCGTTCAATACGTCTTGACCCACGTTGATTCCCGTTCTAAGGGCTTCTTTACCCAACTTTTGAGCGCCACGTTTGAGTAAAGGAACGGCCGCTCTGAACATTCCGGAGAGAATACTTCCTAACCCGTACCCCTTTGCATTCGGGATCCCCTAAAAACGGGGAAATCTCCGCGACCCGTCTGGACGTAACCTCCTTGTTGTCTGCCAACCATGATGATAATGACGTCTATATCGTAACGTTTTACCTTTTAAAGAATCCAGTTTTGACGGCTCTGAAACAGAGTTTGACGATGATCTTGCCGCGCTGAAATAGAATCTTCTCGCCCGTGTCTTGTCTGATACTCATGGTGATGGTATCGAATCGTTTCATCTTCACCTTGACGAAATGAGGGGATTGGTAAGTACGCGTAACGACTTCCCCGCCGTCGCGTTTATCGATGTGAACGTAACGTAAGAGGGGCACGAACGCGTCCCCCACAATCTGATCTTCGACGATATCGGTGTAGAGGTACAGAGAGTACAGCCCTCCGTTTAGATCCATGGGTAAATCAGCCTCGGTAGTTTCGTCGATCAGAGTGTCCCTTTTCGTAAATCCGAGGATGGACAAGAGCTGCCGATGTAATTCGATAAAGGCGTTGTTTTGAAGTCTCACCTTGACCTTTTGAGTGTTTTTATTAACGGTTATTTTCACGTTCTCTTTTCCGAGATCGTCCATGAGCTCGTGTATGGTTAGGGATAACTCTTCCAGGTTTTGGTAATAACCCTGCGGAATGGTAAACATTTTGAGGTTACTTCCCGTCCCATCTCCGCTGTAGACTACGTTATTGAAAGGTTCGACGATATTGTAGAATGAGTGAGGGAACGAAATTTCGGTCAGAGCGACTTCCCAATCACCGTAGAGGTCGATAGGCTTGAAAAGCTTGGTGGTGAAATCGTTCAGAGTATTGTCGGGGTAATAATCGAATGAACTATTACTAGGTAACGTAACGTAAAATTCTCCTGCGTCGACCGCCATGATCGGATGTCGAACTACGAGTGATGATTGGAGGCAGTTACGCGTGAATATTATACTGAATCTTCCAGATCCACGACCCAACTGTTAAACTTGTCGGGCCAACCTAACCATTTGACGAAATATTCGGTAACGCCTTGACGTTTTCTCTTTCTGATTACTTTCTCCACTTTAAACAGACCGTCTTTGTCCTTGGTGACTTTTTGGATTTCCCGACCGTAAAAGGTGCCTTCGATTTCTTCGTCGTAGAAATCTTTCAACACGTACACCGGTACTCGTCTATCTATCCTTTTCGCCACCACGAATAGTTCCTCGGACCATTGAGGTAGATACCCTTTTCTAAAAGGAAGTTTTTCGACGGAGATGCGGACCAGATCGCCGGCCTCGAGGAGATTCTGCTTGTTCGGTTTTCTCGAACGTTTATATTTTCCAtacaatgtcttccatacggtgCTTTCGTTGTCTTTAGTCACGCTGGCGGGACTTTGTTTGATGGAGCGATGGTAGCTGCTGTTGTATCCAGCGACCGCGTCTCGCAAGATGCGATGGTACTCGGAACTATTCGTTCTCGTAAAGTACCTGAAAATACGATCTTTTAAAGTTCGATTAAACCTTTCCACTATAGCCGCCTTGGTATCGGGGTTCTGAGTGGTAAAGAAATGGATATTTTTATCTTTGAAGAGCTTCTGTACGTCTTTGTTTAGAAATTCTTTCCCTTTATCGCTCTGTAACTGTGTAGGTTGTCTTCCTtcctcaaaaatatttttcaacgccGC belongs to Amphiura filiformis chromosome 18, Afil_fr2py, whole genome shotgun sequence and includes:
- the LOC140139274 gene encoding uncharacterized protein F54H12.2-like is translated as MSLVSNHSCPCSKTETDLFSVPPTQTDILSSQFLEYKPLNAVTSDGPLEFTVPGSPDGYLDLSQTQLYIRAKITLPDGADIPQDAPVGPTNLFLHSMFNQVDVHLNDRMVSVASNTYAYRAMIETLLTYGSDATKSHLTSSLFYKDTPYKMDICDPALIDDEANVGLKKRAQFTHNSRVVDMVGMIHSDIFCQEKFLLGGVDLKLKLHRSKNEFCLLRGIRPQIQQPAYRVQIMDATLFVRSAKLNPTLTMSHAKELERGVTAKYPIRRVDVKSFSIPQGNLSFVRESLFTGQIPRRIIFGLVDNTAYNGAYAKNPYFFKHFNLNYLALHCNGETIPWKPLRPRFEEADAQPTLQGHIMAYQTLFQGTSNLHKDRGVQIAREDYAGGYTLFAFDLSPDASDEAHLNLLRNGSVRLELQFQVPLPNTVNLVVYAEWDSMLEITKSRSIVIDYDH
- the LOC140139275 gene encoding SCAN domain-containing protein 3-like, giving the protein MDRDVDDYLKSLYYDVSGPGSLGGIERLYRKVKREGKFQLTRRDIENWLLTQDAYTLHKPSRRRFPRNIYFSDGIDQTWQIDLIEFQKLVRYNRGYKFVLTCIDVFSKFAWARSLKDKKGPTVAAALKNIFEEGRQPTQLQSDKGKEFLNKDVQKLFKDKNIHFFTTQNPDTKAAIVERFNRTLKDRIFRYFTRTNSSEYHRILRDAVAGYNSSYHRSIKQSPASVTKDNESTVWKTLYGKYKRSRKPNKQNLLEAGDLVRISVEKLPFRKGYLPQWSEELFVVAKRIDRRVPVYVLKDFYDEEIEGTFYGREIQKVTKDKDGLFKVEKVIRKRKRQGVTEYFVKWLGWPDKFNSWVVDLEDSV